Below is a window of Anaerolineae bacterium DNA.
CCCCAGACCAGGTGCTCTTCCCCCCTGGCAATGGCGATGAGGTCTCCGATGCGTGAGAGGAAATCGGGAGCTGGATTTCCTCTACCAAAAAGCCCCTTTTCCACGGCTTCACGGGAATCTACTACGGTAAAAGAGCCTATCTTCTCTTCCAGGTAGGCCTTGACTCGCTCCCTTTCCCCATCCCGGATGTAAAGGTAGGAAGCCCTTGACTCTCCTGCAGGAGGAAGGACAAGGGAGTCCCAGAGTTCCGGATGTTTCATGGCCATGATGGCTTTTTCTGGCTTGGCCGAAATCTGGCCGTGATCGGAAAAGATTACAAGAAGGGTGCCTTTTTTATCTTCCGGCTCAAGGCCTTTCAGGAAATCTTGTTCCATGGAGAGGGCAAGATTTCGGAGTTCTGCTTCCCTTATCTCATCATCCGGACCGTAGAGGTGCCCCAGGGCGTCCATGAATCCCCAATAAACGCTTATTATAGCCTTTTCTCCGGAAAGTTCCCGAAGCAGACGGCGCAGCAGTATCCACATTTCTGAGGTGGTAAAGAAACCTCTGATTTCAGCTATTTCTCTGTGCAGGGCACGAGAGAAAGGACTTTTGACATATTCCCTGTGGATCAGGACTGCAACTTTTATCCCAAAAGGCTTGAGGAGCTGAGGGAAGGATGGAACAGGGATGAGCTTTTCAGGATCAAGGCCCCACTTCTCCAGAGAATCACCTTTCTCGTGCCGCGCGGGGGATAGGGTCAGGGTGTTTGCTACCACACCGAACTCTTTGAAGTAAAGGGTGTAGCCGGTAAGACCATGCTCTATAGGGGGGCGAGCAGTCCAGAAGCTGGCCAGAGCAGCCACAGTGGCGGAAGGAAAGACAGAGGTTAATGAGCTGAATAGACCTTTTCTGGCAAGCCTGGCAAAGATAAACTCCTCGTCACGGTCCATAAGCTTTCGCAGGTCCAGATAGCCAACGGCGTCAATCAGTATGGTCACTATTCGTTCGGCCCCCTGAGCCAAGTTTTTCCAGAGGGAGGGCTCAAGGGGCGGTGCTCCTTCTATTTCCGCTCCCAGGATAGCCGCCATAGTGGCCGGCAAGTTTACGAGGGATTTACCTTCATATTGAGGCCAGATTTGTTCCATATGTTTTACTCCCCATTTGCCAGGGCATTCTATCATAAGGCTCGCCTGAGGCGCAAGGCTTGCCTTACCCCGGTTTTGAATCCGAAGGCAGGCTATGTTCCAGACTGGGTGAAGCTCAAGGGAGAGTCCCGCTCGCGCAGGATCCCGTAGGTGGTCAGGATTTTCAGAGCGCGCAGGGCGCTCCGCTCTTTGTCTTTCACCTCCAACATAAGGTCAAAGTTGTGAGGACGACTTTCCCTCAGAAACTGGATGAAATGGTTCTCATCCAGCGTATGCGCGTGCGTTCCCGGGCGCCCCCCGGGAAGGGGGGAGGAATAGTCCACCATGGGCGGCCCATCTCCGGAGCTCCAGGTTGCAGCAGCTGCCGCTAATGCTTCCGAAAGTGTGCGCTCGTCCGGGTTGACTTCCCGGTGGAAGACATCCAGCAACACTGGCAGGCCAGTTTTCGCACTTACCCGGAGGCAGTCGTCCAGGTTGAAAAATCTCTCGTCGTTTTCCACCACCAGCCGCGCCCGAACTGCCGGGTCCAATCGGTCCACTTCCCGGACGAAACGCTCCAGAGAGGCCTCCTTATTCCTGTAAAGGCCTCCAATGTGGATCTGAATCTTCGCCGTTTGATCTAACCCCAGGAGATCCAGAACACGGGCGTGATAGGCAAGGTCCCTGTGGGCTGCTTCCACCACTTCTGGACGCTGAGAGTTAAGCAGGGTGTACTGGCCAGGGTGCATGGAAATACGCATCCCCACCGTGCGGATGAGTTGGCCGATACGGGCGAAATCAGGGGCGAACTCCTCATACCAGGGGAAGTTGTTGGCCGGATGAGAGGCCAGGGGTATAAGGTCGGAGGTGATCCGGAAAAAGAGAAGACCCCGTTCAGCATTCCAGATCAGGATCCGTTCCAGGCAGGCCAGATTCCCGGCAATCACGTCCCGCAGCCGGTCCCAGGAAAGGTTCGCCAACCTGATGGTTCGGGTTGGGCGACAACCCACAGATAGGTTTATGCACGGGTAACCAATCCGCATCTATTTCTCCGTAGCTCTGGAAATTTTCAGGGTGAAACTGGCTCCCGGGATATCGGAGGGGAATCCGCCTCGCTGTTCGAAATGGTGCGGAGGAAGGCCTCCACTGCCTCCAGAAATGGCCCAGGGCATTCTTCCTGCGGGACGTGTCCGCATTCAGGGATGATAGCCAGTTGGGCTCCAGGAATTTCCTCCGCCAGGCGGATGCTCTGTTCGGGAGGGATGATACGGTCGCTGTCGCCTGTGACCACTAGCACGGGAACCCTGACCTCTTTCAGTCGCCTATCCAGGCCCAGGGGACGGCTGGCAAGGACGATTTCCCAGAGGGCACGGTCCCAGTTTTCGGCCTGCAGGGGTTTAGTGTATCCCCTCCAGATTTCGGGCGTCAATCTGGTCGGGTCGTGCCAAGCGAGGTGAGCGATGTCTGCTCCCCAATTCCTGATGGAGCGAACCAGAAGCGGCCCAAGGCGGCGCATTTGAGGGGTGTTGAGGAGCGGGCGCACCCAGCCTGGCACACCCGTGCCAATATACACTGCTGGAGAGACCAGCACCAGCGCTTTTACCCGCTCCGGATATTTCAGGGCAGTAAGCAAAGCTATCGTTCCTCCAGCGGAATTGCCTATAAGGATGGCTCTATCTATCCCCAGGGCCTCCATGAGCCCCACCGTCAGGTCGGCGTGGGCCTCGGGGCTGTAAGGGCTGGGGCCAGCCCATTGGGTGGGACGTTCCGTGAGGCCGAATCCGGTCCGGTCAAAAGCGATAACGGTCCCAAATTTTGAAAGAGGATGCATTACTTCCCGCCAGGAGAAAGTGCTGGCACCGAAGCCATGCAGGAGCAGAAAGGCTGGCTCACCTGAACCAGCCATTTTAAAGTGAACACTGATACCGTCCACTTCCACAAAACGGCTGTCTGGATCAGCCAGCTGTTCTGGTGGCACGGTTCCTTTAAGGGGTGGGACCGGCACTAGGAATGGGCCGATGAGCAGGAGCAGAATCAGGATTCCAGAAGCTATCAGCAGCCTGAGGACGATGGGTTTCATAGTCCTCCTTTTCCCCAATCCCGCAGAGAAAATGACGAGAAAGGGGTTCAAAGGGGAGCTGCTTTTCATAGCCTCAGGGCCTAATAGCATCCCTCCATCCAGAGAGCATCCAGAACTTCCAGGTCGGGCGGGGTTAAGTGGGCTTCTCGGTCTATTATGACATCCAGCACTGCCGGTAAGCCGCTCTTCTGGGCCCTCTCCAGAGCCGGACGGATCTGGTCGGGGTCTTCTACCCTTTCTCCATAGCAGCCCATCGCCTCGGCTATTTTGTCGTAGCGGATGTCCGTGAAATCTACTCCCACAAAGCGACTTTCATATCTTTTGAGCTGGCTACCCTTTATCATTCCCCAGGCTCCATCGTTGAAGACAATGGCCACGATGGGGGTTCCCAGGCGGCGTGCTGTCTCCAGCTCCTGGATGTTGAAACCGAAAGCTCCATCGCCAGAAAGGAGGTAGACGGGCCTTTCGGGTCGGGCGAGTTTGGCTGCTATGGCGTAGGGCAGACCAGCTCCCAGATGGCCTGAATCGGCAGCCCAAAGGAAAGACCGGGGCTCGTATACCCGGTTGAGGTAATGGCTCCAAACGGCTGTGTTGCCTCCGTCCACCACGGTTATGGCTTCCCTTGGGAAGAAGAGGCGCACTTCTTTTACCAGCCGAAGTGGGTGTATGGGTGCTTCCTCCCGCGAAGCTTGTTCTTCAAATTGAGCAAGCCATGCCTGTTCCGCCTCCTTAGCTCCAGCTATGAACGGCGCTGGAGGGCGAGGCTCTGTGAGTTTTTTCACTTCTTCAATGAGAGCCCGAAGGGTAGCGCGCGCATCTCCCACAATGGCCAGATCTACAGGTCGGTTCAGGGCGATGTTTTCTGGAGCGATATCAATTTGAATCCATTTTTGTTCACCGATTTCTCCCCAGGCAGGAGGACGCCCCCAGAAATCTACATCTCCAAGCCTTCCGCCTATCAGAAGTACCACATCAGCAGAAGCCTGAGCAGCCATTGCTCCGAAGGAAGCCGCTAACAGGCAGAGAGGATGATCCTCGGGGATTGCTCCCCGGGCACCGGGGCTTGTGGTGACGGCAGCTCCCAGATATTCGGCTAATTCCTTAAGCTCCGCCCATGCTCCGGAGCGCAGGACACCCCCTCCGGCGTGGATTAGGGGCGATTGAGCCTCTGCAAGCCACCGGGCAGCCTCCCGCACCAGCTCCGGATCTCCGCAGGCTGGCTTTTCGGCCCGGTAAGAGGAGGGGGCCAGGAACTGGATTTCCTCCTCTGGCCCTCTGGCCGTTAGCACATCAGAAGGGAAATCCAGATGGACAGGGCCAGGCTTCCCGGAAAGGGCAATGCGGAAGGCCATCTGAACAAGTTGCGGTATCCTACGCCAGTTATAGACTACAGCGTTCCACTTGGTGATGGGCCGGAAAAGGTTTAACTGATCAAGGCTCTGCATTGAGCCATGTTCAGGGTAAATTCTCCAGGTCTGATTCTGAGCCGTTATCACCAGGATGGGGATGGAATCGGCGAAGGCTGCGTAAACTCCAGGGACAAGGTTGGCAGCACCAGGACCAACAGTTCCCGTGCACACCCCTACTTCACCCGTCACCCTGGCCCAGGCATCGGCCATGTGGGCTGCAGCCTGTTCGTGGCGGGTGGTGACAAATTTGAGCCCCGCTTCTTTCCCGAGTCGGTAAATAGCATCAGTGAAAGGGTTGAGCTGATCACCCGGGATCCCGAAAACGTAGCGGACCCCTTCCTTTAACAAGCATTTTACTAAAATATCGCCTCCCTTAATTTCCCCCATTGGACATTATCCCCTTTCCAAGGCACCTTTCGGCTATGGCTGGCAGCGCCACAGCCACATCATCTCTTATCACTACCTCCGCTATGGAGTCGGCATACGTTCTCTGGAGGTTCACCACTATGAGTTTAGCGCCGTTCTGATAGGCCAGGGTTGGGAGTTCAGCGGCGGGGTAAACCTCCAGGGACGACCCAGCGATTATCATGACATCGCACCGCTGAGCTTCACCTACAGCTTCCATGAAAACCCACCTGGGGAGGGGTTCGCCGAAGAGCACCACTTTTGGCTTGAGCACTCCACCGCACTGACACTTGGGAATTTCTCCAAACTCCAGGTATCTTTCCATGAAGCTTTCAGTGGGGTAAGAGCGGCGGCACCTCATGCATTCCGCTTCCCTCAGGTGCCCGTGAACTTCCAGAACTCTTTTAGAGCCCGCTTTCTGGTGTAATCCGTCTATGTTCTGGGTTATTACGGCTTTGAGGAGGCCAGCCTCTTCAAGCCTGGCCAGGGCTATATGAGCAGGGTTAGGCTTGCTCTCCAGGAGGGCTTTCCCCAGAGGGCGGAACCATTCAAAGAAGCGTTGGGGGTTAATCCTGAAGGCGAAGAGAGAAGCCACAGCCATGGGGTCTACTTTTTCCCACAGCCCGGTACCGGGACTTCTGAAATCCGGTATGCCTGAGGGTGTGCTTATACCTGCCCCCGTAAGAGCTACAGTGTATTTGGAGGAAAGGATTATTTCCGCAGCTCTTTCGATCTCTTTTTCCCTCACTTTTCCTCCCATAAGTGGAGTAAAATTACAAGTTTCCCCCGTAGGCCTGTAGTTTAAACTTCTTCCCCGGGAGTTGCCCCTGTCGTTTTCTGAAGAGCTTTTTACTGTGCTTGAGCTTTCAGGAGCCGCGCACGGGCTCCACCTTCACTGCGCAGATTTTAAGCTCGGGTATGCGGGCTACAGGGTCAAGGGCAGTGTTGGTGAGAGCGTTAGCTGCGGCTTCCGCATAGTGGAAGGGGATGAAGACTACCCCCGGTTTTATCCCTTCGGTTATGCGGACAGCCAGCTCTATGGAGCCGCGCCGGCTTGATACTCTTACTCTCTTCGCCCCATCAAGCCCTATCTTTTGAGCATCGCTGGGGTTAATTTCCACATAGGGCTCCGGTGCTTCCTGCTCCAGTTTGGGCGAGCGCCGCGTCATGGTTCCGGTGTGGTACTGGAACATGATGCGGCCCGTGGTGAGGATGAACGGGTATTCTTCGTCGGGGAGCTCTGCCGCCTCCTGGAAGTGGACAGGGTGGAACCGGCCCAGACCCCGGGTAAATTTTTCCTTGTGGAGGTAAGGCGTCCCTGGGTGATCCACCGAAGGAACAGGCCACTGGAGGCTGCCTTCCTTTTCCAGTCGCTCGTAGGTTACGCCCCCATAGCTCGGAGCCACCCGCGAGATCTCCGCCATGATTTCTTCTGGGGAGGAGAAATCAAAGCCTTTCGCTCCCAGTTTGCGGGCCAGTTCACAGATGATCTCCCAATCGGTCTTCGCCTCCCCCGGTGGATTTACAGCTTTGCGCACCCTCTGGATACGCCGTTCGGTGTTAGTGAAGGTGCCGTCTTTCTCCGCAAAGGATGCCGCAGGGAGAACCACATGGGCCAGCTCCGCTGTCTCGGTCATGAAAATGTCCTGGACTACAAGAAGGTCCAGTTTTTCCAGACACTCCTTAGTGTGACGGATATCGGGGTCAGAAAG
It encodes the following:
- a CDS encoding thiamine pyrophosphate-binding protein — its product is MGEIKGGDILVKCLLKEGVRYVFGIPGDQLNPFTDAIYRLGKEAGLKFVTTRHEQAAAHMADAWARVTGEVGVCTGTVGPGAANLVPGVYAAFADSIPILVITAQNQTWRIYPEHGSMQSLDQLNLFRPITKWNAVVYNWRRIPQLVQMAFRIALSGKPGPVHLDFPSDVLTARGPEEEIQFLAPSSYRAEKPACGDPELVREAARWLAEAQSPLIHAGGGVLRSGAWAELKELAEYLGAAVTTSPGARGAIPEDHPLCLLAASFGAMAAQASADVVLLIGGRLGDVDFWGRPPAWGEIGEQKWIQIDIAPENIALNRPVDLAIVGDARATLRALIEEVKKLTEPRPPAPFIAGAKEAEQAWLAQFEEQASREEAPIHPLRLVKEVRLFFPREAITVVDGGNTAVWSHYLNRVYEPRSFLWAADSGHLGAGLPYAIAAKLARPERPVYLLSGDGAFGFNIQELETARRLGTPIVAIVFNDGAWGMIKGSQLKRYESRFVGVDFTDIRYDKIAEAMGCYGERVEDPDQIRPALERAQKSGLPAVLDVIIDREAHLTPPDLEVLDALWMEGCY
- a CDS encoding alpha/beta hydrolase, which codes for MKPIVLRLLIASGILILLLLIGPFLVPVPPLKGTVPPEQLADPDSRFVEVDGISVHFKMAGSGEPAFLLLHGFGASTFSWREVMHPLSKFGTVIAFDRTGFGLTERPTQWAGPSPYSPEAHADLTVGLMEALGIDRAILIGNSAGGTIALLTALKYPERVKALVLVSPAVYIGTGVPGWVRPLLNTPQMRRLGPLLVRSIRNWGADIAHLAWHDPTRLTPEIWRGYTKPLQAENWDRALWEIVLASRPLGLDRRLKEVRVPVLVVTGDSDRIIPPEQSIRLAEEIPGAQLAIIPECGHVPQEECPGPFLEAVEAFLRTISNSEADSPPISREPVSP
- a CDS encoding NAD-dependent deacylase, producing the protein MGGKVREKEIERAAEIILSSKYTVALTGAGISTPSGIPDFRSPGTGLWEKVDPMAVASLFAFRINPQRFFEWFRPLGKALLESKPNPAHIALARLEEAGLLKAVITQNIDGLHQKAGSKRVLEVHGHLREAECMRCRRSYPTESFMERYLEFGEIPKCQCGGVLKPKVVLFGEPLPRWVFMEAVGEAQRCDVMIIAGSSLEVYPAAELPTLAYQNGAKLIVVNLQRTYADSIAEVVIRDDVAVALPAIAERCLGKGIMSNGGN
- a CDS encoding alkaline phosphatase family protein, whose protein sequence is MIECPGKWGVKHMEQIWPQYEGKSLVNLPATMAAILGAEIEGAPPLEPSLWKNLAQGAERIVTILIDAVGYLDLRKLMDRDEEFIFARLARKGLFSSLTSVFPSATVAALASFWTARPPIEHGLTGYTLYFKEFGVVANTLTLSPARHEKGDSLEKWGLDPEKLIPVPSFPQLLKPFGIKVAVLIHREYVKSPFSRALHREIAEIRGFFTTSEMWILLRRLLRELSGEKAIISVYWGFMDALGHLYGPDDEIREAELRNLALSMEQDFLKGLEPEDKKGTLLVIFSDHGQISAKPEKAIMAMKHPELWDSLVLPPAGESRASYLYIRDGERERVKAYLEEKIGSFTVVDSREAVEKGLFGRGNPAPDFLSRIGDLIAIARGEEHLVWGYEEPKLKGRHGGLSPQEMLIPLLMVRLDS
- the uvsE gene encoding UV DNA damage repair endonuclease UvsE, which codes for MRIGYPCINLSVGCRPTRTIRLANLSWDRLRDVIAGNLACLERILIWNAERGLLFFRITSDLIPLASHPANNFPWYEEFAPDFARIGQLIRTVGMRISMHPGQYTLLNSQRPEVVEAAHRDLAYHARVLDLLGLDQTAKIQIHIGGLYRNKEASLERFVREVDRLDPAVRARLVVENDERFFNLDDCLRVSAKTGLPVLLDVFHREVNPDERTLSEALAAAAATWSSGDGPPMVDYSSPLPGGRPGTHAHTLDENHFIQFLRESRPHNFDLMLEVKDKERSALRALKILTTYGILRERDSPLSFTQSGT